The DNA region GCTGAGATCCAGACCTTCAGGCCATCGCTCAAATGGCAGGTAAAGGCCGAGTTGAGCTTAAATGGGCGATTTTTTCAGGCACGGCTGGAAGAGGCCTACGATATGACCACTGACGGATTTTTTGCGGAGGAAAAACAGGCTTTATGGATCAATGATCTTATTGACGATGATCCATTTGTAGTTGATACAATCAAACGCTCACCATTGGTTATACAGCCTCCATCTCCCTACATGCTGACAGAACTTCTTCACGATGCCTTGGTGCTTTATGAAGCGAGCCCAAAAGATACATTGGGATGTTTGCGGAAACTGTTTCATGGTGTTTCCTGTGGCGGAAAAACTACGGGTGTAATTTCGTCATTTTCGACACTGGAAAATGCTGATGCCAGCGGCTGGTTGAAGAAACTTAAAGATGAGGTCGTTTTGCTGTCTGGCCCCGATGCCCTTGGTGATGGGGTGGTTGAGCCGGTAACGGGTATGATATTTCCCTTGATGCCTCATTTGACTGCCGAGGCAATTGCAGGGTTAAGTGAGAGCGAGGCTACTATCTACGAGTTGATACGTTGTCGCGCCCTGGCCAGTCAGATGAAGGCAGCCGTGGGCGAAAGACTGAATATTGAAATAAGTGCAGGGCCAGAGGCATTTTTCTCGACACAGTTCAGCTCTGTGTCGGAAAAAGGTTTTCTTGCAGTCTATCAGGGACGCTATGATAAGAGCTTATTGTTGGCGGAGAGTCCGTTTGCAGGGATTAAGGAAGAGCAGGTTCTAAATCGCATAAAACTGATTGCGGACCAAAAAGGAGGGGTGCCCGCTGAGCATTATACCATTGATACGCTGTTTGCTGACCTCGCCGACTTTTCAATTATCGCAGATCCTGCCAATATTTTACTGATTCAGGGGCTGGCTGATGCCGGGTATATTGTTATTACCAAAGAGGGATACTTGAAAGTTGGTGAAAACATAAAAAAAGTAACCTCAATTTTAAGTAAGGCCTTCCCATACATGCAGGGGATCAATCTGTCGGCCTATATTGAGCAGACTATAGTTGAGGCGAGCACGGGCCGGAAGGGATTGGAGTTTGCTCTGAAACAGTTTGACCAGGCGCTCACTCTCCAGGGGAGAGTATTGATTAAGGCTAAGCTGCCGACTACGCTTAAACCCAGATTGAGGCGTTCCAGTACAATTATTAAACAGGTCAGTGAGGAGCAGGTCGAACCAACTGCTCAGGAAGAAGTGGTTCCGATTAGCGATACTGTCGGATCAACAGAAAACCACGAGGAGCAACTTGTCGCTAAGGTTGAAACTCCAAGTGCTGCGCCTGTCAAAGCAGATCAGGTTGCAGCGGAGGATCGGGTTTCTGAACTCATAGAGGGGCAGCCGGCTGAGCCAGAGGTTCTGGATAGCCCTGAGGAGGAAGCCGTTGTAATGGATGACCAGCAGGCGTCCTCTGCTGAAGATGTAACAGAGAAACTGACTGAGGAGGTTATGGCGGAGGCAATGGAAGAGCCATCGTTTCTAGCTGATAGTGGAGATGAGTGGCCTGAAGAGCTAGAAAAAGCCTTTGAAGCTGCCCTGCATGAAACAGACACAGACGCTGGCACTGTGGATCCTGACGCTGAAGTTGCAGCGTCGGTTCCGGGGCCGCCGAATGAAAAAATAATAGCGACTGATTTAACGCAGATCTGCCAGGTGTGTGGGAAGGCGATGCTTCTGAAGGAGGATCGTTTCGGGCAGTTCTGGTCATGCTCCGGTTTCCCGGCCTGCCGTCATACTGAAGCCTTTGATAAAAACGCTCAAACCATCTATTGCCCGATTTGCAGAGAAGGGGCGCTTGTTGCCAAGCGGACACCTTCCGGCAAATCGTTTTATGTCTGCCAGGATAGTGACTGTGAGTTTATGTCCTGGGCTAAACCGCATTACGTGAGCTGTAATCTTTGCGACTCGCAGTATCTTGTTGAGAAAAAATCGAGCAGTGGCAAGATTGCGCTGCGCTGTCCGAAGGCCGGGTGTGACTATTCACAGCCTCTGGGCGGAGAAGAGGCTGTGATTGGTGAGGAGCCAAAACCCAAAAAGCGAATAGTCAGGGTGCGAAGAAAAGCCGGCAGCGCCGGTGTTAGCAGTGGCGCTGGTTCCGGAGGGAAGAAAAAGGTTCGTATTGTGCGCCGAAAAAAGACGTAAGCTGTGACCTTTACACAGCTTTGATCTCTTTAATAGAGATAAACTCTGTCTGTTCCAAGGCGAGTTCAAGTTGGAAGCGTTCCTGCTCAATATTAAAGGCCATGCGACGGTTATCTCTGTGGTCGGAGTCAATGGTCAGGGTTATGGCGTTGTTGAGGGCAAGGACCTTTGGTTGTCCGCATACGGCAATAAGTTGATATTTGTCGGCGATCATGCGCATGAATTCACCCATGATCTGATTGATAATTTCGCCAATACTGTCAATTACCTCGTTGGAGGTGAAATCTTTGGCAAGATCTTCTTCTGGCATTCCCATTGTAAGCATGTAGTTGCGGTAGATTGAAACAGCGGCATCGCCTGAAAAATTAACAACTAACAGCCCGTTGTAATCTCCACTGAACTGTAGAAAGCAGCCAATATCAGGTTGCATCATGACTTTTTGGATTTTCTGAATTGTTGATGAGTAATCAATGTTCTTTTTTGTGCTGGTACTCAGTACGTTTTTAACTGCTTCGCAAAGTATACTTGAGACAACGTCGATTGTTCGGTGGGCTGATTCCAAAGCGTATCCTCTTGTTTGTGAGTTGGATGATTGGTGTACTGATTTGATTATCATAGTAAATGGTATTTCAGCTGCTTAGATGAAGTCAAGCAGTAAAACCATTTTCTGCCCCGAATGGTACTTTGTATCTCGATAGATGGAAGGTGCCCACTTGATTGACTTTGCTGTGAACTATCATTAGTAGGGCGCTGAAAATGATATTTGCAGATCAACTATATGTTGAGTAGATTGCTTGGAAGTGCTTTAGTCATAGATATTAGCAAACAATAATAGTGGAGTTACTTATGCCGATTTATGAATTTTACTGCGATGCTTGTAACACAATTTTTAACTTTTTCTCAAGTCGAGTGAATACCGAAAAAACGCCTCAATGCCCTAAATGCAGCAAGGCGCTCCAGCGTCAGGTTTCAATGTTTAGAACCATTGGCAAGGCCAAGGAGCCAGGTGAGAATGGTTTGCCTGATATTGACGAAAGCCAGATGGAACGGGTTATGGGAGAGTTAGCCAGTGAAGCGGAGAACATCAACGAGGATGATCCCAAGCAGATGGCCAGAATCATGCGGCGGTTTTCTGAGAAGACCGGTCTGTCACTCGGGGACAGTATGGAAGAGGCCTTATGTCGTCTGGAAGCTGGAGATGATCCGGAGAAAATAGAAAAGGAGATGGGCAACCTTTTTGATGGTGATGATATCTCCGGGATGCTTGCCCAAAAAGTATCAAAGGCTGGCCGCCAAAAACGCCCCCTGAAGGATGAAGAGCTTTACGAACTTTAGGAGCCGTCAAAAAAACAACATGGCTATATGAAAAGAGGCCATATTTGGGAATTGAGCTAAGTTGCGTGACTGGATACAATCAAGATCACTGCTCGTGTTCTTATGCAAATTTAAAATTGAAGTTGAAATATGCATAGATTTATCGTACGGTTGAGATATGGAACTGATCACTCGCACAGCGGAAAGGTATCTCCTGCGGTTTGCCGGGCAGTATCCGGTGGTGACGATTACCGGGCCTCGGCAAAGCGGTAAGACGACCTTGTGCCGCAAGGTTTTTGCCGATAAAAAGTATGTCAGCCTGGAAAACCTTGACAGTCGGCAGTTCGCTAGGGAAGACCCCCGCGGTTTTCTGGCCGGGATGCCGGACGGCGCAATCCTTGATGAGATCCAGCAGACCCCGGAACTTCTTTCGTATATCCAGACTCTGGTTGACGAAGATGAACGTCATGGCCTATTTATCCTGACCGGCAGCCAGCAGTTCGAGGTCTCAAACGCCATCAACCAGTCTCTGGCCGGTCGCACGGCCATTATCAAGCTGCTGCCGTTTAGTCTTGAAGAGCTGGGTCGGCTGCCAAACGATTTCACGGTTGATCAACTGCTGCTGACCGGCTTTTATCCCAGGGTCTGGAAGGAGGGGCTTGAACCCTCCCAGGCCCTGGCCGGATATCTCGAGACCTATGTGGAAAGAGATATCCGGCAGCTGATCAATATCAAGGATCTTGGCCTGTTCCAGCGTTTTGTCACCTTGTGCGCCGGGCGGGTCGGGCAGCTTCTGAATTTCAACAACCTGGCCTCAGACACCGGAGTTTCACACCAGACTGCCAGGAACTGGCTGACCTTGCTTGAGGCAAGCTATATTGTCTATCGGCTGCAGCCCTATGCCGCCAATATCTCCAAAAGGCTGATCAAATCGTCTAAACTCTATTTTTATGATGTGGGTCTGGCCGCTCATCTGCTTGGTCTGGAAAACATCCTGCATGTCAGCCGCGATCCCTTGCGGGGCAATTTGTTTGAGAACATGGTGGTCATTGAGGCCCTGAAATATCGCTTGCACCGGGGGAGACGGAGTAATCTCCATTTTTACCGGGATAGTAACGGCAACGAGGTTGATCTGCTGTTCACCGTCGGTCCGGACCTGTATCCCATCGAAATCAAGTCTGGCATGACGATTAACCGGGACTACTTTAGAGGGCTTGACCATTTTTCCGGGGTTATTGGAGCGCCGTTGGGGCGCGGCCTGGTATACGGCGGCGATCAACGTCAGCGGCGCACGGACACAACTATTTGCCCGGCGACTACTTTCCATACTCTGCTGGCCGATCTGGAGGAAAGGTGAAAAACCATGAATGATTGCCACCTCTGTCTCATCTCCGGCTAGCTCATACTCAATCTGCTGCCCCTTTTGCAGGAGCGTCCGAGTCGGGCTTTTTTCCTACTTTTTTTTCAAGGCCGCATATTTTTGATAATGTGGGCTGTGATAATAATCACATACCCCACAACTCGTAAGCTTGAGTGCAAAAGACCCTTGAACTTCCCCACCACATAAAGTGCCGGCAACTCTCGCACACTTTCTTCCATTATCCGGATATGCTGGACATACGCCCAGTTCTAACGAGTTTTTGCCATTTTTTTCACGACCACATTTTTTGAACTCCCAACAATTCATCAACTTGCTCCTTTAAATAAATGGGTTGCTTTCGGTAAGAATCGACGTACGCACTTTCGGCAACAGGTGTGTATTTGATGCTGCTTTTAATAAATTATGCAATATGTGATGTTCTAAGACAAGAGGAGAATTACTAGTTCGGGATTCATGGGCAAAAACTTCTATGGAATTCGTGGAAAAAAGTTCTTCGGTCAAAGGGAAATAGTTCAGATGACGGTGGCCAGTTCTCCTGGAGGCTGAAAGGGTTCGTCGGTGGAGAGAGTGCGACTGGAATTGGGAGCTAAAATGAAAAAAGGCGACCCGTTATGGGCCGCCTTTTTGGTTTGGGGATACAACGAAGGAGAAAATTGTGTTATGCTTGTTTTTTTCTACGTCTGCTAATTCCAGCCAGACCGGCTAAGCCGGTACCGAACAGGAACATGGTGGCTGGCTCTGGAACAGGGGCGGTACCCTGGCCCATTAAGTTGTCATTGCCACACCCCATGGTGAAGTGGGTGTAAAAATCACTGCCATTTAATCCTGCTACTGAGAAAAAACTACTCAGGTCAAATGAAACAGCATAGTGGTTTGTGAACGCCTGACTTCCCCAGTTAAGAACTTCGGCGTCAGCCACTTGCGCGGTGGTCATTAGGCCGTTTGAACTGCCAGTTGAGCCCGCCCATGTACCTGTGCCACCGGCAACAGTAGTTCCCCCCGAAACGTATTTCCAGGGGTTTGAAGAAGGCATGGAGTCTTGATTTAGTGCATAATATACAGTGGTGGTCGTGTCCGTCGGATCGAGTTTAACAACGGAAAACACGAGTGTGCTCCAATCGATGTCTAGCGCATATTCATACCCAAATGCATTATTGACATTGTTTTGACCATTTGAAAGGCCTGTGGGTACTGCTGTTTGACCGTAAACTGCGTCAGTGCTTATAAAGATGTCACCTGAAGTGAAGTCTTTAGATCCTGAAGTATAGCCAGAGACTCCATTTCTAAAGTCAAAACCGCCTATTAGGGAAAGGACGTTCCCTTTAAGGAAAACACCTTCTAGATCCCAAATTTGATTTGGATCCATTCCTGGCTCAACTTCATTGTCTTCTGAAGCTGTACCTTCACCATCAAAAATTGTGATATTTGTGCCGTAGATACTGCTTGCATAAGCAGAAGAGCCAAAAAGCAATGTTCCCAGTGCCAAAGATATCAAAACTGTTTTTTTCATAATTCATATCTCCATATTTTTTAATCTGTTATTTGATAAGTTTTCCTGATTCTATAAGCTATTCTCATGCCAGTTTTAAATTTAATTTAATAATGAGAGTTATTTCAGTGTGATATGATGTCTTGTGGTAGGGGCTGGTAGTTTGTTGCGGTATCTATGTACTGAGTAGTTGTACTGTATTCCGAAAAACCGGAAGACCGCTTGTCTATTTCCGGAAATTTGGTTTTTTTTGCTATTGTATCAGGGAGTTATCGTATTGTTTGAGGCGGTAAACCAGTTGGGAGGCGGTTACTTGATGGCCTGCATGTATCGCTGCAACTCTTGGGCAAGTAAGGTGCTGTCAACAAGCAGTGATAGCTCATTGTTATATGCCAAGGCCGAGTGCGTGAAGTTGTGACTTCCGACAAAGCAGAATCGATTATCAATGACGACAATCTTGCTGTGGGTCGTTGCCTTGGGGCTGTCAAAGCGGACTTTTATGCCTTTTTTACGGAGAAGTTTGGCGGTGTTTTCATTTTCCTTGTTGAGGTTGTCATCATAGTCGGAGCGTTCAAGGAGTACAGTAATAGCAACCCCTCTCTTTTTAGCCTGGGTCAGGGCCTGAATAACTAAAGAGGGTCTGTTCTTTGGCGAAGACGTTGTTTTGAAGACGAAGATGGTGATGGTGATTCGATCTTCAGCATAGTTGATAAAATTTAAAAGGGTGTCGTAATATGTCGAGTCGGCCAGGATTTTGATTTCGCCAGGCCTGGTATTGATGCGCGGCACAAACCGGTAGGCGGCTTCCGGGGCAGGAGTAGCGTCTGGAGGCTCTTTTTTGTTGAGTGTTGTTGAACCGGTAAGGCTGAGATAGGGCCTAATTGCTTCGAAGGTGCTTTGACCAATTTCTGGGCATTGCTGGATTTCGTCTAGTGAAGAAAACTGTTTATTTTGAGTACGGCACTTGACGAGTGCCTTGGCTTTAGCCTTCCCGATAAATGGCAGCTGTTCCAGTTCTTTGGATGATGCCGTGTTGGGGTTAAGGGTTCCCTCAAGAGCAAAGGCATAGTCAGCGGAAAGTGTGACGCTGAGCAGCAGCAGAAAGGTACGTGCTGTTTTGGTCAGAACTGTGAAAAGAGATAGGGGCATAGTATAGTAATTTCCATTTCGTTCTCCTTAATCTTCCCTTCCCTGGTTTTTATCGGCCTGGCCACCAATCTATCTTGATGCGGCGCATCAGGTTAAATCCTCCGCCCAGAACCAGAGAGTTTTTATTGTCAATGCTGTCAAGGTAGCGTTGGATCTCGTAGGAGCGTGTGCCGGCATCACAAATAATGATCAGCGTTTTATCGACAGGGATCTCTGAGGCTCGGCTCCGGATTTCAACATAAGGAATGGGCAACCAGCGATCAGGATATGCCTCCTTAAAGAGGCCGGACTCATTCGGATGTCGAATGTCAAGGGCTATCCAGTCAGGCTGTGTTTGAGGCTTACCCATCCAGTCAAGGAAATTATCAATTGATACGGTTCGCAGTCTTCCGGCAATGACATTTTCGGCGACATTAGCGGTAGCGTTTAGGGCATCAAGAGCTGTGGCAAAGGGTGGGGCGTAGGCCATTTCCAGATTAATGAAATCTTCAACGGTTGCTCCTTTGGCAATTAGGGCGGCTGCGGCATCCAGGCGGGCCAGAACCGAGTCGCCCATTGGGCCAAAGCCCTGGAAACCAAGAACACGCCTGGTGGTTTTGTCAAAAACCATTTGCAGAGGAATAATGGCCTGGGTGGGAAAGAAATGAGCCCGATCGGATTGGGCGGTAATGGCACAGCCCGCATTGAAACCTTCCGCCAGTGCAGACTCAAGGCTGAGTCCTGTAGCACCAATGGAAACATCAAAGGCTTTCATTACAAACGAGTTAAGGACACCGTCGAAGGTGCTGGGTATACCGGCCAGGTTGTCGGCAACGATTCGCCCCTGGCGGTTTGCCAGTGAACCAAAGGGCGCAAGGCCCTTTTTGCCGGAAACAAGGTTGGTAACTTCGATACAGTCGCCAGCTGAATAGATATCCGGGTCGGAGGTCTGTAGGCGTTTGTTGACGACGATACCGCCGTTTTGGGCAACTAGAAGACCGGCATCCCGTGCGAGCTCGCTGCGTGGATGAACTCCAACGGCCATGATTACGATATCGGTTGTGATCTCCTGTTTGTTGGTAATGACCTTATAGGCTTCACCATCTTGCTCTATGGCTTGCACCATTTCATTGGTGAAAACAGTAATGCCATTTGATTCCAAGTGATGGGTGAGCATTTTGGAGAAAATTGGATCAACTATTCGAG from Desulfobulbaceae bacterium includes:
- a CDS encoding topoisomerase DNA-binding C4 zinc finger domain-containing protein, encoding MADTLIIVDSPAKKLFFDGYYSGEAEVYVSMTPVAQPRHKGNGSGLGGVDFSFSVANGAQEVVAKLAEYQEKNILIALDADPRSEYLGWILSSYVNQISKGKNTVKRLTLSGLSEEDVKRALDFVSVVDEQCGLNFYTRNLFEAFLAKHLVRLVGTNRGPGNFTLQYNSLTPMFLLADREAEIQTFRPSLKWQVKAELSLNGRFFQARLEEAYDMTTDGFFAEEKQALWINDLIDDDPFVVDTIKRSPLVIQPPSPYMLTELLHDALVLYEASPKDTLGCLRKLFHGVSCGGKTTGVISSFSTLENADASGWLKKLKDEVVLLSGPDALGDGVVEPVTGMIFPLMPHLTAEAIAGLSESEATIYELIRCRALASQMKAAVGERLNIEISAGPEAFFSTQFSSVSEKGFLAVYQGRYDKSLLLAESPFAGIKEEQVLNRIKLIADQKGGVPAEHYTIDTLFADLADFSIIADPANILLIQGLADAGYIVITKEGYLKVGENIKKVTSILSKAFPYMQGINLSAYIEQTIVEASTGRKGLEFALKQFDQALTLQGRVLIKAKLPTTLKPRLRRSSTIIKQVSEEQVEPTAQEEVVPISDTVGSTENHEEQLVAKVETPSAAPVKADQVAAEDRVSELIEGQPAEPEVLDSPEEEAVVMDDQQASSAEDVTEKLTEEVMAEAMEEPSFLADSGDEWPEELEKAFEAALHETDTDAGTVDPDAEVAASVPGPPNEKIIATDLTQICQVCGKAMLLKEDRFGQFWSCSGFPACRHTEAFDKNAQTIYCPICREGALVAKRTPSGKSFYVCQDSDCEFMSWAKPHYVSCNLCDSQYLVEKKSSSGKIALRCPKAGCDYSQPLGGEEAVIGEEPKPKKRIVRVRRKAGSAGVSSGAGSGGKKKVRIVRRKKT
- a CDS encoding DUF3334 family protein gives rise to the protein MIIKSVHQSSNSQTRGYALESAHRTIDVVSSILCEAVKNVLSTSTKKNIDYSSTIQKIQKVMMQPDIGCFLQFSGDYNGLLVVNFSGDAAVSIYRNYMLTMGMPEEDLAKDFTSNEVIDSIGEIINQIMGEFMRMIADKYQLIAVCGQPKVLALNNAITLTIDSDHRDNRRMAFNIEQERFQLELALEQTEFISIKEIKAV
- a CDS encoding zinc ribbon domain-containing protein, whose amino-acid sequence is MPIYEFYCDACNTIFNFFSSRVNTEKTPQCPKCSKALQRQVSMFRTIGKAKEPGENGLPDIDESQMERVMGELASEAENINEDDPKQMARIMRRFSEKTGLSLGDSMEEALCRLEAGDDPEKIEKEMGNLFDGDDISGMLAQKVSKAGRQKRPLKDEELYEL
- a CDS encoding ATP-binding protein, encoding MELITRTAERYLLRFAGQYPVVTITGPRQSGKTTLCRKVFADKKYVSLENLDSRQFAREDPRGFLAGMPDGAILDEIQQTPELLSYIQTLVDEDERHGLFILTGSQQFEVSNAINQSLAGRTAIIKLLPFSLEELGRLPNDFTVDQLLLTGFYPRVWKEGLEPSQALAGYLETYVERDIRQLINIKDLGLFQRFVTLCAGRVGQLLNFNNLASDTGVSHQTARNWLTLLEASYIVYRLQPYAANISKRLIKSSKLYFYDVGLAAHLLGLENILHVSRDPLRGNLFENMVVIEALKYRLHRGRRSNLHFYRDSNGNEVDLLFTVGPDLYPIEIKSGMTINRDYFRGLDHFSGVIGAPLGRGLVYGGDQRQRRTDTTICPATTFHTLLADLEER
- a CDS encoding PEP-CTERM sorting domain-containing protein, with product MDPNQIWDLEGVFLKGNVLSLIGGFDFRNGVSGYTSGSKDFTSGDIFISTDAVYGQTAVPTGLSNGQNNVNNAFGYEYALDIDWSTLVFSVVKLDPTDTTTTVYYALNQDSMPSSNPWKYVSGGTTVAGGTGTWAGSTGSSNGLMTTAQVADAEVLNWGSQAFTNHYAVSFDLSSFFSVAGLNGSDFYTHFTMGCGNDNLMGQGTAPVPEPATMFLFGTGLAGLAGISRRRKKQA
- a CDS encoding helix-hairpin-helix domain-containing protein; translation: MPLSLFTVLTKTARTFLLLLSVTLSADYAFALEGTLNPNTASSKELEQLPFIGKAKAKALVKCRTQNKQFSSLDEIQQCPEIGQSTFEAIRPYLSLTGSTTLNKKEPPDATPAPEAAYRFVPRINTRPGEIKILADSTYYDTLLNFINYAEDRITITIFVFKTTSSPKNRPSLVIQALTQAKKRGVAITVLLERSDYDDNLNKENENTAKLLRKKGIKVRFDSPKATTHSKIVVIDNRFCFVGSHNFTHSALAYNNELSLLVDSTLLAQELQRYMQAIK
- a CDS encoding FAD-dependent oxidoreductase, translating into MNANILIIGGVAAGPKTACRLKRLNPQAQITIVDQDNLISYGGCGIPYYVSGDVSDEKELRSTSFHAVRDAGFFNDAKGVNVLTRTRADAIDRKNKTVTITNLDTHAQSQLTYDKLVLTTGCTPNRPPIPGMDLPGVFTISDMHKAIAIKDQLAKGKVGRAVVIGGGPIGIEMAESFGDLWGVETTIIELMPQILSRIVDPIFSKMLTHHLESNGITVFTNEMVQAIEQDGEAYKVITNKQEITTDIVIMAVGVHPRSELARDAGLLVAQNGGIVVNKRLQTSDPDIYSAGDCIEVTNLVSGKKGLAPFGSLANRQGRIVADNLAGIPSTFDGVLNSFVMKAFDVSIGATGLSLESALAEGFNAGCAITAQSDRAHFFPTQAIIPLQMVFDKTTRRVLGFQGFGPMGDSVLARLDAAAALIAKGATVEDFINLEMAYAPPFATALDALNATANVAENVIAGRLRTVSIDNFLDWMGKPQTQPDWIALDIRHPNESGLFKEAYPDRWLPIPYVEIRSRASEIPVDKTLIIICDAGTRSYEIQRYLDSIDNKNSLVLGGGFNLMRRIKIDWWPGR